In Ipomoea triloba cultivar NCNSP0323 chromosome 15, ASM357664v1, one genomic interval encodes:
- the LOC116007173 gene encoding peptidyl-prolyl cis-trans isomerase CYP57 isoform X2: protein MSTVYVLEPPTKGKVILKTTYGPLDIELWPKEAPKAVRNFVQLCLEGYYDNTIFHRIIKSYLIQGGDPTGTGTGGESIYGGVFPDEFHSRLRFKHRGLVACAGAGSPNTNGSQFFITLDKCDFLDKKHTIFGKITGDSIYNLLSLGEVETEKDDRPLDPAPKILSVEVLWNPFDDIVPRVTTTRALASSADTDKKDKNQKPKKNLNLLSFGEEAEEEEKELATINVRIRSSHDVLDDPRLLKEENADEVLLSEKKTARDVQSVKEALRSKKDEVSRESEARSPESHTESDDDDDANFDARMRRQILEKRKELGDMPTKLKSSNENSKAKIRSASPSRSAEESDAQPKVEKLFIKKKGIGSDAKAERMATADADLQLLSGAERERQLLKQKKRRRHGQEDEILAKLEKFKASISKKPNASNGENEGEKGEDLSDWASVKLKFTPEPAKNNMSRSNDPNDYVVHDPLWEKGKEKFNKMQAKQKRREREWAGKSIT from the exons ATGTCGACGGTGTACGTACTCGAGCCGCCGACGAAAGGCAAGGTGATTCTGAAGACAACTTACGGGCCGCTGGACATCGAGCTCTGGCCTAAAGAGGCCCCCAAAGCTGTCCGGAACTTCGTGCAGCTCTGCCTCGAAGGCTACTATGACAATACCATCTTCCACCGCATCATCAAGTCCTACCTCATTCAAGGCGGTGACCCAACCGGCACTGGCACTG GTGGGGAGAGTATTTATGGTGGTGTGTTCCCTGATGAGTTTCACTCTCGTTTAAGATTCAAACACAGGGGTCTGGTTGCATGTGCTGGTGCTGGTTCACCCAATACAAATGGGAGTCAGTTCTTTATAACATTAGACAAATGTGATTTTCTTGACAAGAAGCACACGATTTTTGGAAAG ATAACCGGTGATTCAATCTACAATCTTCTAAGCCTAGGTGAAGTTGAAACTGAAAAGGATGATAGGCCACTGGATCCTGCCCCTAAAATATTATCTGTTGAG GTATTGTGGAATCCATTTGATGATATTGTTCCAAGGGTAACGACTACAAGGGCTTTAGCCTCTTCAGCTGACACTGACAAAAAGGATAAAAACCAGAAACCTAAAAA AAACTTGAATTTGCTTTCATTTGGTGAAGAAGCAGAGGAGGAGGAAAAAGAATTGGCTACCATCAATGTGAGGATAAGAAGCAGTCATGATGTGCTTGATGATCCTCGCCTGCTCAAGGAAGAAAACGCTGATGAAGTTTTG TTATCTGAGAAAAAAACAGCAAGGGATGTCCAAAGTGTCAAAGAAGCATTACGCTCAAAAAAGGATGAGGTATCAAGAGAATCAGAAGCAAGATCTCCTGAATCCCACACTgaaagtgatgatgatgatgatgccaACTTTGATGCACGAATGCGTAGGCAGATACTGGAAAAGCGAAAGGAACTAGGAGACATGCCGACAAAGCTAAAGTCTTCTAATG AGAACTCCAAGGCAAAGATTCGTTCAGCATCTCCTTCAAG GTCTGCTGAAGAAAGTGATGCCCAACCAAaagttgaaaaattatttataaagaaGAAAGGAATAGGGTCTGATGCAAAGGCTGAACGCATGGCTACAGCAGATGCAGACTTGCAATTACTGAGCGGAGCTGAAAGAGAAAGACAACTGTTGAAACAAAAGAAGCGCAGACGTCATGGACAAGAAGATGAA ATATTAGCAAAGTTGGAAAAGTTTAAGGCATCAATTTCTAAAAAGCCCAATGCATCTAACGGTGAAAATGAAGGAGAAAAGGGCGAGGATTTATCTGATTGGGCATCTGTCAAGCTAAAATTTACTCCTGAGCCTGCAAAG AACAATATGTCTCGTAGCAATGACCCTAATGACTATGTGGTGCATGACCCTCTTTGGGAGAAAGGTAAAGAGAAGTTCAATAAAATGCAAGCCAAGCAGAAGCGCCGAGAACGAGAATGGGCGGGGAAGTCTATTACCTAA
- the LOC116005894 gene encoding classical arabinogalactan protein 9-like yields the protein MEVVKPTNLSFFTLNWLCFLLGTMVPGLKSQSPGGLVCISDCATCPIICSSPPPQLEVVSEPPPLPPLLAYGPPPPAPPLPPSSYISWGGATTPASPSNYLDSPPATETPAAGGGLGKINYSYPYFYYYASNAVSLTSLQIHRSTLLLFFIIISIFSQYS from the coding sequence ATGGAAGTTGTAAAACCCACAAATCTTTCATTCTTCACACTCAACTGGCTGTGTTTCTTGCTGGGCACAATGGTTCCCGGACTCAAATCTCAATCCCCCGGCGGTTTGGTCTGCATTAGCGACTGCGCTACATGTCCCATCATATGCTCGTCTCCACCGCCTCAGCTGGAAGTCGTTTCAGAGCCGCCGCCGCTGCCACCGCTGCTTGCATATGGGCCTCCGCCTCCAGCACCACCTCTGCCACCGTCATCGTACATTTCGTGGGGCGGCGCAACTACTCCGGCTTCTCCTTCCAATTACTTGGACTCTCCTCCGGCCACAGAAACGCCGGCTGCCGGCGGAGGATTGGGGAAGATCAACTATAGCTATCCTTACTTCTACTATTACGCCTCCAATGCTGTTTCTCTCACTTCTCTGCAAATTCACCGctccactcttcttcttttcttcataaTAATCTCCATCTTTTCCCAATACTCTTAG
- the LOC116007683 gene encoding U-box domain-containing protein 35-like isoform X1, with product MAPQLPPDAAVGGGILTVVAVDKDKHSASAVKWAVDYLLVNNNITLILVHVRTKSSAHRTVDCSSPDANGGASDQDSQSVFTPFRAYSARKGLIVKEVIVEDSDVSKALVEYINKYRISNIVLGASTRSAIARKFWTHDVPTIINKTAPDFCSVYVISKGKQQSFRPAARPLACAPSQAQFTPPHSRPSSRNTSAELEDVRQSSHMRGEQNTRPKKILGADSFDAPIRRARNSSTRNSLSDNDSDDLASFRQGSLDLTVQNVDFTRVSDGSNENAASKDLEAEMKRLKLELKQTMDMYNTACKEAVSAKQMAKQLQQSKMEEARRFEQARLSEEAALAMVEMEKAKCKAAIEAAEKAQKLAEIEAQRVKFAEMKAKKEAQEKTQALNVLSHDARYRKYPIEEIEAATDKFSKAMKIGEGGYGPVFKGKLDHTPVAIKVLRPDAAQGRKQFQQEVEILSLIRHPNMVLLLGACPEYGCLVYEYMNYGSLEDRLFRKGNTPPIPWGIRFKIAADIATGLLFLHQSKPEPLVHRDLKPANILLDRHYVCKISDVGLARLVPQSVADSVTQYHMTSAAGTFCYIDPEYQQSGRLGTKSDIYSLGVMLLQIITARPPMGLTHQVEKAIEKGTFAELLDPTVQGWPIEETLNFAQLSLRCAELRKRDRPDLSSVVLPELNRLKELGMESVQKKYWS from the exons ATGGCTCCCCAACTTCCCCCCGACGCCGCCGTTGGCGGCGGCATTCTCACCGTCGTCGCGGTCGACAAAGACAAGCACAGCGCCTCCGCCGTGAAATGGGCGGTCGATTATCTCCTCGTCAACAACAATATCACTCTCATCCTGGTCCACGTCCGGACCAAAAGCTCAGCACACCGTACCGTAG ATTGTTCTTCTCCAGATGCAAATGGTGGAGCAAGTGATCAGGATTCCCAATCCGTTTTTACACCCTTCCGCGCATACTCTGCACGTAAAGGG TTGATAGTGAAAGAGGTTATTGTTGAGGATAGTGATGTGTCCAAGGCACTTGTGGAGTACATAAACAAGTACCGTATTTCCAACATTGTTCTTGGTGCTTCAACAAGGAGCGCTATTGCCAG GAAATTTTGGACTCATGATGTGCCAACCATCATAAACAAGACTGCCCCGGATTTTTGCTCTGTGTATGTAATTTCAAAAGGCAAGCAACAATCTTTCCGGCCTGCAGCGAGACCTCtggcatgtgctccatctcaagcACAGTTTACACCCCCTCACTCAAGACCGTCTTCTAGGAACACAAGTGCTGAACTGGAGGATGTCAG GCAATCATCACATATGAGGGGGGAACAAAACACGAGACCTAAAAAAATCTTGGGGGCAGACAGTTTTGATGCTCCTATAAGACGGGCAAGGAATTCATCCACTCGCAATTCCCTCAGTGATAATGATAGTGATGACCTTGCATCATTTCGTCAGGGTTCACTTGATCTGACAGTTCAAAATGTAGACTTCACAAGAGTATCAGATGGTTCAAATGAAAACGCGGCTTCT AAAGATTTGGAAGCTGAGATGAAAAGACTAAAGCTAGAGCTAAAACAAACCATGGACATGTACAACACAGCTTGCAAAGAGGCTGTCTCAGCCAAGCAAATG GCTAAACAGCTTCAACAGTCGAAAATGGAAGAGGCTCGCAGGTTTGAGCAAGCTAGACTTTCTGAAGAGGCTGCTCTTGCGATGGTGGAGATGGAGAAGGCTAAATGCAAAGCTGCCATTGAAGCAGCTGAGAAAGCTCAAAAGTTAGCTGAGATAGAAGCACAAAGAGTAAAGTTTGCAGAGATGAAGGCTAAGAAAGAAGCACAAGAAAAAACTCAAGCATTAAATGTTTTATCTCATGATGCCCGCTACAGAAAATATCCCATAGAAGAGATTGAGGCTGCGActgataaattttcaaaagcaaTGAAAATTGGTGAAGGTGGATATGGACCTGTTTTCAAGGGAAAACTTGATCATACACCTGTTGCCATCAAAGTTCTAAGACCTGATGCTGCTCAAGGAAGGAAACAATTTCAACAAGAG GTTGAGATCCTCAGTCTCATTAGACATCCGAATATGGTCCTCCTCTTGGGTGCATGTCCTGAGTATGGATGTTTAGTATATGAATACATGAATTATGGTAGCTTGGAAGATCGTTTGTTTCGAAAGGGCAATACCCCTCCAATTCCATGGGGAATTCGGTTCAAGATTGCCGCAGATATTGCTACAGGTCTTTTATTCCTTCACCAATCAAAGCCAGAACCTCTTGTGCACCGAGACCTTAAGCCAGCCAACATCCTTTTAGACCGCCACTACGTCTGCAAAATCAGTGATGTTGGCTTGGCACGGTTAGTCCCACAATCTGTAGCTGATAGTGTCACACAGTATCACATGACTTCGGCTGCTGGGACATTTTGTTACATAGACCCTGAATATCAGCAATCTGGAAGACTAGGGACTAAATCAGATATATATTCACTTGGAGTAATGTTACTTCAAATTATCACAGCAAGGCCCCCAATGGGTTTAACCCACCAAGTAGAAAAGGCTATAGAAAAGGGTACATTTGCAGAATTGTTAGATCCAACGGTGCAAGGCTGGCCAATAGAAGAAACTCTTAACTTTGCGCAACTATCACTCCGCTGTGCTGAGCTCAGGAAGAGGGATAGGCCAGACCTTAGTTCAGTAGTCTTACCGGAGCTTAACCGGCTAAAAGAACTTGGGATGGAAAGCGTGCAAAAGAAATACTGGTCATAA
- the LOC116007173 gene encoding peptidyl-prolyl cis-trans isomerase CYP57 isoform X1 produces MSTVYVLEPPTKGKVILKTTYGPLDIELWPKEAPKAVRNFVQLCLEGYYDNTIFHRIIKSYLIQGGDPTGTGTGGESIYGGVFPDEFHSRLRFKHRGLVACAGAGSPNTNGSQFFITLDKCDFLDKKHTIFGKITGDSIYNLLSLGEVETEKDDRPLDPAPKILSVEVLWNPFDDIVPRVTTTRALASSADTDKKDKNQKPKKNLNLLSFGEEAEEEEKELATINVRIRSSHDVLDDPRLLKEENADEVLKLSEKKTARDVQSVKEALRSKKDEVSRESEARSPESHTESDDDDDANFDARMRRQILEKRKELGDMPTKLKSSNENSKAKIRSASPSRSAEESDAQPKVEKLFIKKKGIGSDAKAERMATADADLQLLSGAERERQLLKQKKRRRHGQEDEILAKLEKFKASISKKPNASNGENEGEKGEDLSDWASVKLKFTPEPAKNNMSRSNDPNDYVVHDPLWEKGKEKFNKMQAKQKRREREWAGKSIT; encoded by the exons ATGTCGACGGTGTACGTACTCGAGCCGCCGACGAAAGGCAAGGTGATTCTGAAGACAACTTACGGGCCGCTGGACATCGAGCTCTGGCCTAAAGAGGCCCCCAAAGCTGTCCGGAACTTCGTGCAGCTCTGCCTCGAAGGCTACTATGACAATACCATCTTCCACCGCATCATCAAGTCCTACCTCATTCAAGGCGGTGACCCAACCGGCACTGGCACTG GTGGGGAGAGTATTTATGGTGGTGTGTTCCCTGATGAGTTTCACTCTCGTTTAAGATTCAAACACAGGGGTCTGGTTGCATGTGCTGGTGCTGGTTCACCCAATACAAATGGGAGTCAGTTCTTTATAACATTAGACAAATGTGATTTTCTTGACAAGAAGCACACGATTTTTGGAAAG ATAACCGGTGATTCAATCTACAATCTTCTAAGCCTAGGTGAAGTTGAAACTGAAAAGGATGATAGGCCACTGGATCCTGCCCCTAAAATATTATCTGTTGAG GTATTGTGGAATCCATTTGATGATATTGTTCCAAGGGTAACGACTACAAGGGCTTTAGCCTCTTCAGCTGACACTGACAAAAAGGATAAAAACCAGAAACCTAAAAA AAACTTGAATTTGCTTTCATTTGGTGAAGAAGCAGAGGAGGAGGAAAAAGAATTGGCTACCATCAATGTGAGGATAAGAAGCAGTCATGATGTGCTTGATGATCCTCGCCTGCTCAAGGAAGAAAACGCTGATGAAGTTTTG AAGTTATCTGAGAAAAAAACAGCAAGGGATGTCCAAAGTGTCAAAGAAGCATTACGCTCAAAAAAGGATGAGGTATCAAGAGAATCAGAAGCAAGATCTCCTGAATCCCACACTgaaagtgatgatgatgatgatgccaACTTTGATGCACGAATGCGTAGGCAGATACTGGAAAAGCGAAAGGAACTAGGAGACATGCCGACAAAGCTAAAGTCTTCTAATG AGAACTCCAAGGCAAAGATTCGTTCAGCATCTCCTTCAAG GTCTGCTGAAGAAAGTGATGCCCAACCAAaagttgaaaaattatttataaagaaGAAAGGAATAGGGTCTGATGCAAAGGCTGAACGCATGGCTACAGCAGATGCAGACTTGCAATTACTGAGCGGAGCTGAAAGAGAAAGACAACTGTTGAAACAAAAGAAGCGCAGACGTCATGGACAAGAAGATGAA ATATTAGCAAAGTTGGAAAAGTTTAAGGCATCAATTTCTAAAAAGCCCAATGCATCTAACGGTGAAAATGAAGGAGAAAAGGGCGAGGATTTATCTGATTGGGCATCTGTCAAGCTAAAATTTACTCCTGAGCCTGCAAAG AACAATATGTCTCGTAGCAATGACCCTAATGACTATGTGGTGCATGACCCTCTTTGGGAGAAAGGTAAAGAGAAGTTCAATAAAATGCAAGCCAAGCAGAAGCGCCGAGAACGAGAATGGGCGGGGAAGTCTATTACCTAA
- the LOC116007683 gene encoding U-box domain-containing protein 35-like isoform X2: MGGRLSPRQQQYHSHPGPRPDQKLSTPYHCSSPDANGGASDQDSQSVFTPFRAYSARKGLIVKEVIVEDSDVSKALVEYINKYRISNIVLGASTRSAIARKFWTHDVPTIINKTAPDFCSVYVISKGKQQSFRPAARPLACAPSQAQFTPPHSRPSSRNTSAELEDVRQSSHMRGEQNTRPKKILGADSFDAPIRRARNSSTRNSLSDNDSDDLASFRQGSLDLTVQNVDFTRVSDGSNENAASKDLEAEMKRLKLELKQTMDMYNTACKEAVSAKQMAKQLQQSKMEEARRFEQARLSEEAALAMVEMEKAKCKAAIEAAEKAQKLAEIEAQRVKFAEMKAKKEAQEKTQALNVLSHDARYRKYPIEEIEAATDKFSKAMKIGEGGYGPVFKGKLDHTPVAIKVLRPDAAQGRKQFQQEVEILSLIRHPNMVLLLGACPEYGCLVYEYMNYGSLEDRLFRKGNTPPIPWGIRFKIAADIATGLLFLHQSKPEPLVHRDLKPANILLDRHYVCKISDVGLARLVPQSVADSVTQYHMTSAAGTFCYIDPEYQQSGRLGTKSDIYSLGVMLLQIITARPPMGLTHQVEKAIEKGTFAELLDPTVQGWPIEETLNFAQLSLRCAELRKRDRPDLSSVVLPELNRLKELGMESVQKKYWS, from the exons ATGGGCGGTCGATTATCTCCTCGTCAACAACAATATCACTCTCATCCTGGTCCACGTCCGGACCAAAAGCTCAGCACACCGTACC ATTGTTCTTCTCCAGATGCAAATGGTGGAGCAAGTGATCAGGATTCCCAATCCGTTTTTACACCCTTCCGCGCATACTCTGCACGTAAAGGG TTGATAGTGAAAGAGGTTATTGTTGAGGATAGTGATGTGTCCAAGGCACTTGTGGAGTACATAAACAAGTACCGTATTTCCAACATTGTTCTTGGTGCTTCAACAAGGAGCGCTATTGCCAG GAAATTTTGGACTCATGATGTGCCAACCATCATAAACAAGACTGCCCCGGATTTTTGCTCTGTGTATGTAATTTCAAAAGGCAAGCAACAATCTTTCCGGCCTGCAGCGAGACCTCtggcatgtgctccatctcaagcACAGTTTACACCCCCTCACTCAAGACCGTCTTCTAGGAACACAAGTGCTGAACTGGAGGATGTCAG GCAATCATCACATATGAGGGGGGAACAAAACACGAGACCTAAAAAAATCTTGGGGGCAGACAGTTTTGATGCTCCTATAAGACGGGCAAGGAATTCATCCACTCGCAATTCCCTCAGTGATAATGATAGTGATGACCTTGCATCATTTCGTCAGGGTTCACTTGATCTGACAGTTCAAAATGTAGACTTCACAAGAGTATCAGATGGTTCAAATGAAAACGCGGCTTCT AAAGATTTGGAAGCTGAGATGAAAAGACTAAAGCTAGAGCTAAAACAAACCATGGACATGTACAACACAGCTTGCAAAGAGGCTGTCTCAGCCAAGCAAATG GCTAAACAGCTTCAACAGTCGAAAATGGAAGAGGCTCGCAGGTTTGAGCAAGCTAGACTTTCTGAAGAGGCTGCTCTTGCGATGGTGGAGATGGAGAAGGCTAAATGCAAAGCTGCCATTGAAGCAGCTGAGAAAGCTCAAAAGTTAGCTGAGATAGAAGCACAAAGAGTAAAGTTTGCAGAGATGAAGGCTAAGAAAGAAGCACAAGAAAAAACTCAAGCATTAAATGTTTTATCTCATGATGCCCGCTACAGAAAATATCCCATAGAAGAGATTGAGGCTGCGActgataaattttcaaaagcaaTGAAAATTGGTGAAGGTGGATATGGACCTGTTTTCAAGGGAAAACTTGATCATACACCTGTTGCCATCAAAGTTCTAAGACCTGATGCTGCTCAAGGAAGGAAACAATTTCAACAAGAG GTTGAGATCCTCAGTCTCATTAGACATCCGAATATGGTCCTCCTCTTGGGTGCATGTCCTGAGTATGGATGTTTAGTATATGAATACATGAATTATGGTAGCTTGGAAGATCGTTTGTTTCGAAAGGGCAATACCCCTCCAATTCCATGGGGAATTCGGTTCAAGATTGCCGCAGATATTGCTACAGGTCTTTTATTCCTTCACCAATCAAAGCCAGAACCTCTTGTGCACCGAGACCTTAAGCCAGCCAACATCCTTTTAGACCGCCACTACGTCTGCAAAATCAGTGATGTTGGCTTGGCACGGTTAGTCCCACAATCTGTAGCTGATAGTGTCACACAGTATCACATGACTTCGGCTGCTGGGACATTTTGTTACATAGACCCTGAATATCAGCAATCTGGAAGACTAGGGACTAAATCAGATATATATTCACTTGGAGTAATGTTACTTCAAATTATCACAGCAAGGCCCCCAATGGGTTTAACCCACCAAGTAGAAAAGGCTATAGAAAAGGGTACATTTGCAGAATTGTTAGATCCAACGGTGCAAGGCTGGCCAATAGAAGAAACTCTTAACTTTGCGCAACTATCACTCCGCTGTGCTGAGCTCAGGAAGAGGGATAGGCCAGACCTTAGTTCAGTAGTCTTACCGGAGCTTAACCGGCTAAAAGAACTTGGGATGGAAAGCGTGCAAAAGAAATACTGGTCATAA